The Candidatus Hydrogenedentota bacterium genome has a segment encoding these proteins:
- the proB gene encoding glutamate 5-kinase, which translates to MKFDPDALETLVIKIGTSLLSGRRAFEGHVMESVVKEICALKKDHRINVLIVSSGAIGCGMNTLKMTERPSALPDKQAVAAVGQATLMHYYETLFMTYGEGLHTAQVLLTLRDLDLRDSYLNVRNTIKNLFNMKSIIPIVNENDSTAVEQLRFGDNDTLSAKIAAKLNAGLLIILSDIDGLYAGNPQKNPDAPHIPEVEEITPEIIQYAGGAGTLTGTGGMRTKLDAARIAFAAGVPTIITNGHTPNVLHGVLSGEARCTHFKPAESALSHRKRWIAFGRTAQGTLKIDRGACDAIQTHGKSLLSAGITDSTGHFHVGDAVEIRGEDGGLIARALVNYSSEDLRKIMGRQSHEIAGILGAKLYDEVVHRDNLVLI; encoded by the coding sequence ATGAAATTTGATCCCGACGCCCTGGAAACTCTCGTCATCAAGATCGGAACCAGCCTCTTGAGCGGGCGTCGCGCCTTCGAAGGCCACGTGATGGAGTCGGTCGTCAAGGAGATCTGCGCCCTCAAGAAGGACCACCGGATCAACGTGTTGATCGTGAGTTCGGGCGCCATCGGCTGCGGAATGAACACCCTCAAGATGACCGAGCGCCCCTCGGCCCTGCCCGACAAGCAGGCCGTCGCAGCCGTGGGCCAGGCCACGCTGATGCACTACTATGAGACCCTCTTCATGACCTATGGCGAGGGGCTCCACACGGCCCAGGTCCTCCTCACCCTGCGCGATCTCGACCTGCGCGACAGCTACCTGAATGTCCGCAACACGATCAAGAACCTCTTCAACATGAAGAGTATCATCCCCATCGTGAACGAAAACGACTCCACCGCCGTGGAGCAATTGCGCTTCGGGGACAACGACACCCTCTCCGCCAAGATCGCGGCGAAGCTCAATGCCGGACTTCTGATTATTCTCAGCGATATCGACGGGCTCTACGCGGGCAATCCCCAGAAGAATCCCGATGCGCCCCATATTCCCGAAGTCGAGGAAATCACGCCCGAAATCATTCAGTACGCCGGCGGCGCGGGCACCCTCACCGGCACGGGCGGCATGCGCACCAAACTCGACGCCGCGCGGATCGCTTTCGCGGCGGGCGTCCCCACCATCATCACCAACGGCCACACGCCCAACGTGCTTCACGGCGTACTCTCGGGCGAGGCCCGTTGCACCCACTTCAAACCGGCCGAGTCCGCCCTCTCCCACCGCAAACGCTGGATTGCCTTCGGCCGCACGGCCCAGGGCACGCTGAAAATCGACCGGGGCGCCTGCGACGCCATACAGACCCACGGCAAGAGCCTTCTTTCCGCCGGTATCACCGATTCCACGGGCCACTTCCACGTGGGCGACGCGGTGGAGATCCGGGGCGAAGACGGGGGCCTCATCGCGCGGGCGCTGGTAAACTATTCGAGCGAGGACCTGCGGAAGATCATGGGGCGCCAGAGCCACGAGATCGCGGGAATTCTCGGGGCGAAGCTCTACGACGAAGTTGTACACCGCGACAATCTCGTGCTGATTTAG
- the obgE gene encoding GTPase ObgE, which produces MFVDRVRIKVIGGHGGDGCCSFRKEAYVPLGGPDGGDGGKGGDIYIAASSRYTSLMDLRFHPLWKGNRGLHGKGKCLHGRGGDDIILAVPCGTMVHDPETGELLADLTEEGQSFRVSRGGKGGKGNTRFKTSANKAPRFAERGEPGEEREYVLELKLIAEVGFVGLPNAGKSTLLSAISAATPKIGNYPFTTITPNLGIVQLSDHRTLAVADIPGIIEGAAEGKGLGLDFLRHIERTRVLLFLIDLGDGDPVETLETLKSELRQHSEVFESRPAVYALNKSDITENRKRYEEVKDAFPNAHLISGATGEGIPALLEHLWTEVEAARNAELYGEKAPEPEREYTYEAPYDVIRIKGGFRIEGERPVRAVRMTDFGNPEGAEHLQKVLEKMGIFRALKRLGAEEGQSIFIGDLELEYHPD; this is translated from the coding sequence ATGTTTGTAGATCGCGTCCGAATTAAAGTTATCGGTGGCCATGGCGGCGACGGGTGCTGCAGTTTCAGAAAAGAAGCATACGTCCCCCTCGGCGGCCCCGATGGCGGAGACGGAGGAAAAGGCGGCGATATTTATATCGCTGCCTCTTCTCGTTATACCTCCCTCATGGACCTGCGTTTCCATCCCCTTTGGAAGGGGAACCGCGGCCTTCACGGCAAAGGAAAGTGCCTGCACGGTCGGGGCGGCGACGACATCATCCTGGCGGTGCCCTGCGGCACCATGGTCCACGATCCGGAGACGGGTGAACTGCTGGCCGACCTGACGGAGGAAGGGCAGTCCTTTCGCGTGAGCCGGGGCGGCAAGGGGGGCAAGGGCAACACGCGTTTCAAGACCTCGGCCAACAAGGCGCCCCGCTTCGCAGAGCGCGGCGAGCCGGGTGAGGAGCGCGAGTATGTGCTGGAACTCAAGCTGATCGCGGAAGTGGGTTTCGTCGGCCTGCCCAATGCCGGCAAGTCCACCCTGCTCTCCGCCATCTCGGCGGCGACGCCGAAGATCGGCAATTACCCCTTCACCACCATAACGCCCAATCTCGGTATCGTCCAATTGAGCGACCACCGCACCCTGGCGGTGGCGGATATCCCCGGCATTATCGAGGGCGCGGCGGAGGGCAAGGGCCTGGGGCTCGATTTCCTGCGCCACATCGAGCGCACGCGGGTCCTCCTTTTCCTGATCGATCTGGGGGATGGCGATCCCGTGGAGACGCTGGAAACGCTGAAGAGCGAACTTCGCCAGCACAGTGAAGTCTTCGAAAGCCGTCCGGCGGTCTACGCCCTGAACAAGTCCGACATCACCGAAAACCGGAAGCGCTATGAAGAAGTGAAGGACGCCTTCCCCAATGCGCACTTGATTTCCGGAGCCACGGGCGAGGGCATTCCCGCCCTGCTCGAACACCTCTGGACGGAGGTGGAAGCGGCCCGCAACGCGGAGCTCTATGGCGAGAAAGCGCCGGAGCCGGAGCGCGAATACACCTACGAAGCGCCCTACGACGTCATCCGGATCAAGGGCGGCTTCCGTATCGAGGGCGAACGCCCCGTGCGCGCCGTGCGCATGACCGACTTCGGCAATCCCGAAGGGGCCGAGCACCTCCAAAAGGTGCTGGAGAAGATGGGCATTTTCCGGGCCCTGAAGCGCCTCGGCGCGGAAGAGGGCCAGTCCATCTTCATCGGCGATCTGGAACTTGAGTATCACCCGGACTAA